A genomic stretch from Vicinamibacterales bacterium includes:
- a CDS encoding Rieske 2Fe-2S domain-containing protein, producing the protein MSELAQAIGSQEWLDHVAKPVEKAVERAFPGDSGRNVKDALHGRWLGHPLHPVLTDIPIGAWMMAQVFDALGAARRTRAYDEAARVCITTGLVGAVGAAVTGLADWSDTGRDSRRIGFVHGMINIAATSLFLTSALLRRRRKSPNAVAASSTGFAVAMAGAYLGGALVYQRQIGPHHALEWNAPGEFTRAVPASELPEGTRKKVRVGDVDIVVGRHQGRLFALAERCAHQGGPLSEGELKDGAIVCPWHGSTFCVESGKLVHGPSVYDQPCYDVRESGGFLEVRRR; encoded by the coding sequence ATGAGCGAGCTCGCGCAGGCCATCGGTTCGCAGGAGTGGCTGGACCACGTCGCCAAGCCCGTCGAGAAGGCGGTCGAGAGAGCCTTCCCCGGTGACAGCGGACGGAACGTGAAGGATGCGCTGCACGGCCGCTGGCTCGGCCATCCGCTCCATCCCGTCTTGACCGACATTCCGATCGGCGCCTGGATGATGGCGCAGGTGTTCGACGCGCTGGGCGCCGCGCGCCGGACTCGCGCGTATGACGAGGCGGCGCGCGTGTGCATCACGACGGGCCTCGTCGGCGCCGTCGGCGCGGCGGTCACCGGTCTGGCCGATTGGAGCGACACCGGACGCGACTCGCGGCGGATCGGTTTCGTGCACGGGATGATCAACATCGCCGCAACCAGCCTGTTCCTCACGTCCGCGCTGCTGCGCCGTCGCCGCAAGAGTCCCAACGCGGTCGCCGCATCGTCCACCGGATTCGCCGTGGCGATGGCGGGCGCATACCTCGGCGGCGCGCTCGTGTACCAGCGGCAGATCGGCCCGCACCATGCGCTCGAGTGGAACGCGCCCGGCGAGTTCACCCGCGCGGTTCCCGCCTCCGAACTGCCGGAAGGCACCAGGAAGAAAGTCCGCGTCGGCGACGTCGACATCGTGGTCGGGCGTCATCAAGGCCGGCTGTTCGCGTTGGCGGAACGCTGCGCGCATCAGGGCGGCCCACTGTCGGAAGGAGAACTGAAGGACGGCGCCATCGTGTGTCCATGGCACGGCTCGACCTTCTGCGTCGAGTCCGGCAAGCTCGTGCACGGTCCGTCCGTTTACGATCAGCCGTGCTACGACGTCCGCGAGAGCGGCGGCTTCCTTGAAGTCCGGCGGCGTTGA
- a CDS encoding winged helix DNA-binding domain-containing protein — translation MSVTPDGRALIAERLASQGLIRARFSRAAEVVEWHGAVQAQEYQPSKWALALRMRAAADADVQREIDEGRILRTHVMRPTWHYVAARDLVWMQRLTASRVQRGMQVYWRRMEIDGALLRRAAGVFERALRDGRHLTRADLGARLHRAGIALSGYRLAHAALYAELEAVICSGPRVGKQSTYALVAERAPRPRDLSGDEALAELARRFFRSHGPATARDFAWWSNLTMTDARRGADIIRARAREVDGRTYWTLGSRAGLRVPQPLVHLLPVYDEYVVAYRDRALVPHGPAKVMGKPGYATFQHTVVIDGQVAGTWRAVRTARGVRISMTPMRRLTAKELKGIEAAASRHGDFLGVPVTVDAASGRGSGRSARSAQP, via the coding sequence ATGTCAGTGACGCCCGACGGACGCGCGTTGATCGCGGAGCGGCTCGCCAGCCAGGGACTCATCCGCGCGCGGTTCTCTCGCGCCGCCGAGGTCGTGGAGTGGCACGGCGCCGTCCAGGCGCAGGAATACCAGCCGTCGAAGTGGGCGCTCGCGCTCCGCATGCGCGCCGCCGCCGACGCGGACGTGCAGCGCGAGATCGACGAGGGAAGGATCCTGCGCACGCACGTGATGCGGCCGACATGGCATTACGTCGCCGCGCGGGATCTGGTGTGGATGCAGCGCCTGACCGCGTCGCGCGTGCAGCGTGGGATGCAGGTCTACTGGCGCCGCATGGAGATCGACGGTGCGCTCCTGCGCCGTGCGGCGGGCGTGTTCGAACGGGCGCTGCGCGACGGGCGGCACCTCACGCGCGCCGACCTCGGCGCCCGGCTGCATCGCGCCGGGATTGCGTTGTCCGGCTACCGGCTGGCGCACGCCGCGTTGTACGCCGAGCTGGAAGCCGTGATCTGCAGCGGACCGCGAGTGGGGAAGCAGTCGACCTACGCGCTCGTCGCCGAACGAGCGCCGCGTCCGCGCGATCTCTCGGGCGACGAAGCGCTGGCCGAGCTGGCGCGCCGCTTCTTTCGCAGCCACGGTCCGGCGACGGCACGCGACTTCGCATGGTGGTCGAACCTGACGATGACCGACGCGCGCCGCGGCGCCGACATCATCCGCGCCAGGGCGCGCGAGGTCGACGGACGGACGTACTGGACGCTCGGATCGCGCGCCGGCTTGCGGGTTCCGCAGCCGCTCGTGCACCTGCTGCCGGTCTACGACGAGTACGTGGTCGCGTATCGCGATCGCGCGCTGGTGCCGCACGGTCCGGCGAAGGTCATGGGGAAGCCGGGGTACGCGACGTTTCAACACACAGTCGTGATCGACGGCCAGGTGGCGGGGACGTGGCGCGCGGTGCGGACGGCGCGGGGCGTGCGGATATCGATGACGCCGATGCGGCGTCTGACCGCGAAAGAGCTGAAAGGGATCGAGGCGGCCGCGTCGCGGCACGGGGACTTCCTCGGCGTACCGGTCACCGTGGACGCGGCGTCCGGGCGGGGAAGCGGCCGGTCTGCGCGCTCAGCTCAACCGTAA
- a CDS encoding response regulator: MPPIVLLVEDDADTRDMYSLFLETSGMWVATAADPTAAADAVVELKPDIIVTDLEFHGERQGGLEFAQALKRDSATSHVPVVLLSGRAPRDLPGEQRRDADLFLVKPVLPEDLFTHIGALLQRSRELRRLNEAACTRAAGLVQKSTELLARSREIDSRVDLTSRRCPVCAQRLQWVETGRIAGIEYDYFHWCDSGCGLYCYDRQGQRWVKLAG, translated from the coding sequence GTGCCGCCCATCGTCCTGCTCGTGGAGGACGATGCGGATACGCGCGACATGTACTCGCTGTTTCTCGAGACATCGGGCATGTGGGTCGCGACCGCAGCCGACCCGACCGCCGCGGCGGATGCGGTGGTCGAGCTCAAGCCGGACATCATCGTCACGGATCTGGAGTTTCACGGCGAACGTCAGGGAGGGCTCGAGTTCGCGCAGGCGCTCAAGCGGGATTCGGCGACGTCGCACGTGCCGGTCGTGCTCCTGAGCGGCCGGGCGCCGCGCGATCTGCCGGGTGAGCAGCGCAGGGACGCCGATCTGTTCCTGGTGAAGCCGGTACTGCCCGAGGATCTGTTCACGCACATCGGCGCGCTGCTCCAGCGATCGCGCGAATTGCGGCGCCTCAACGAGGCGGCCTGCACGCGCGCCGCGGGGCTGGTGCAGAAGTCGACGGAGCTGCTCGCCCGGTCGCGGGAGATCGACAGCCGCGTCGATCTGACGTCGCGCCGCTGTCCGGTGTGCGCGCAACGGCTCCAGTGGGTCGAGACCGGCCGCATCGCCGGCATCGAGTACGATTACTTTCACTGGTGCGACAGCGGCTGCGGCCTGTACTGCTACGACCGTCAGGGGCAGCGCTGGGTCAAGCTGGCGGGCTGA